In the genome of Raphanus sativus cultivar WK10039 chromosome 9, ASM80110v3, whole genome shotgun sequence, the window acggggtTCCGCCTTACAAAAAAACAGGCTATCGTCAACAAAAAGAAGGTGGGAAACCGGAGGGCTAGCACGAGCGGCTCGCATTCCGGTTATCTTTGCTTGATTCTCTGCTTGACTAAGAAGGCTAATGAGCGCTTCCGTACATAGAATAAAtatgaaaggagacaaaggatCTCCTTGACGTAGGCCTCTCTCTGGAACTATGTGTCCCTTGAGCTCTCCATTCATCAAAACTTGGTACTTAACCGAGGTAATACATCTCATGATCCATTCTATCCATACCTCAGAAAATCCCATCTTCCTCATGACTGCCTCTATAAAAAACTACTCCATCCTATCATAGGCTTTACTCATGTCTGTCTTAATGGCCATTCTCTTAACCCGTCCTCCTGGTTTGGTTCTCAAAGTGTGGAACATTTCATGTGCCACAAAAGCCGACTGAGTTTCTGATATCAAGTTTGGAAGAAATTTCTTTAATCTTTGGCATAAGACCTTAGATATTATTTTGTAGCTGACATTGCATAAACTGATAGGCCTAAACTGTGTCATCTCGTTCGGCTTTGTCGTCTTAGGTATAAGACatatatttgtatcatttaATCCCTGCGGCATTGTACCATGCAAGAAAAATTGATTAACCATATGAGTTAAATCCTCTTTCACAATATCCTAAAACTTTTGATAGAAGAGAGCTGTCATTCTGTCTGGTCTAGAAGCTTTTTCTGGATGCATAGCAAAAAATGCTAGTTACATATTACCTAATTGGGTATCAAGgcaattatatttgatatttaattataaaagttttaaattaataatctttagTTATTTCTTTTAATAAGGAAAATATAACAAATGCAAGAGTAAGGTTATCTTCCAACTCGATATTGTTCATTAATTTATCTTATTCCGAccacatttttgttttgatttcattcggttcaattaaaaaataatttccacATCAAACTAACATCAACAATACACAGGTTGCGCCAAATTcttctgtttttgaaaacaatatACACAGAAGTTTTTTCCCTATATATTATGGCTTCCGATGGTTTTGTTACAACTTTAGTAGAGAATAAAGTCTACGtatatacaataaaaacaatattgtcACAACGTCcgtattacataaataaataacttcTCACAATGTGATCATATACAATTCTATATCGTTCTTAACATATGATTGTCCTTTACACAAAAATtctactttaattttttttcttgtaatcTTTAGAAATCTAAACAAATTGGAAGAACATACGTGTTATTACATACGGTTCTTCTAAGTATAGTTTAGATAACAATAACAATAATCCATATCGAGTATATAATCTTTTTATGCTCGTGTTTAGTTAATTAAACATAAACCATATCGAGTATAAATCTTCTTATGCTCatgttattatatatgattCTTATAAgtagattatatatatacatatgtatatatataatgttcaTAACGAATCCATACACGATTTTGGACCAATCTCTTTAAATTGATTGTAAAACTGATACgcaaagaaaattaatattttaattaagtaaTAACTCAGCAAAGTCTATTTgtaattattacaaatttattgtTACAATTTTTTAGAGTATTTGCGTCCCATATACACAATGATTCGTCTATTTAGGCAAATGACTATATATACTGTTCATCACGAATCGTAATTCGTATTGCCATTTCAATCCCTAAAGCTATAGCCTACATGCTATCTGACAACATGAATTATAAAGATTTGATTTTGCTTGCATGCGTAGACTAAAGAAAAACCGATACTACCAAAGTTTATTTTTCGATTTAATTTTCCATCTGACCAAAGAAAATTTGGCTCAAAATTATTGTAACCGTTAAGCCCAACCAATCGTCGCGATTATTTGCAgctttatgaaatttatttaaaagttctgcattcttgttttcaaaaaacatatttttcctTTACACACAGAATCATGGTTCGTGTTCGCCTGGTTGACTCACCTATTTCTTCCGAGTCGGAAGATATACCGGAGATGATGGAACTTCCTGACCGAATGTTTGCCGATGGTGAAGAACCAGTTGGCGTTCGCGTTCTTGCTTATCATCCTTCGAGTGGAATCCGGAAAATCCTAAGAACTTTGTCCGACGAGGAAATCCAATTCATCAAAGCTTCTACCTTTGGGAAATTTATAGATCTAGCAGACAAACCAGCGTTCTCCGGGAGGTTTGCTCGATATATTCTTTCAAGACAACTTAAGGTAAAAAAGAAGCACGAAGTTTGGTTTCGTTTTGCTGGAAACCCGGTTAGGTTTTCTTTAAGAGAATTCGCTGCTGTGACTGGCTTACAATGTGGGAAGTTTCCCAAAAAATCTAGGAAAAACAAGAAAGAACTACTTGCAGAAACTCCCTATTGGCCTACTCTATTTGGTGGTGCTGAAGTTTTAGTGTTTCATCGGTCATTAGAATGCTACGAAAGAAAACAGTAGTGGATAAAGATATTAGGATTAAGTATGCTCTGCTTGCTCTGGTTTCATCTGTATTGATGCCGACTAATCTGAAGTCTAAGATTCCAAAAGAGTATGTAGAGATGATCAAAGATTTAGACGAATTCTTTTCGTTTCCTTGGGGCCGACTTGCTTTTGATATGCTAATGACTAGCATAAAGGAGAAAGATGAGATAGCGCTTTGTCAGAATACATTCGCTCTTAAAGGTTTTGTTCACGCTATACAATTGGTGATGGTTGAAGCGGTGCCGGCTCTAACAGAGGTTGTTCAAGAGGCTGCTTCATCTTCAGACACAGACTCAGATAGGGAAGAAGATGATCTTCGCGAGAAGCATAATAAGCGACTCACATTAAGCCCAGGACATGCTAGAGATGTTGATCAGAAATGCGAGGTACGAAGTAAATTTATCAGTCtgattttatacatatatagtcATTTGATCATTTCAATAAggtttatttgtaaaattaaataattaatttgtaCATAGGTTCCTGTAAAATGTATTAACGAAGACGAGGCTTCCTCTGTGGTGGAAGATGAAGAGGATGATTACTCTGACGAGGAAATAGTTGCAAAAGTTGAAAACGTTTTGCGTCTATACAGCGAAAAACATTGTTTCAACAACTCAATGTTCAAGAGGGGATTAGCAATGGCTGATGTTGAACGAATGAGTAGCAAGGGAAAGAGCAAGAAGAGAGCAACAAAAGCTACTAAGAAAGCGGTGCCCAAAGAATCTGGCTCGGAAGAGAGGTTTGCTACTCTTCTATATGACAAGATGAAGCCAGAAATTTCTAAATTTCGAGAGATGGCCAAGAATATAAATGCCACTGTCAAAGTTGCTGGTCAAGAATTTGCTTCGATGGAGTCTCAGGTAGGAAGTATTGTGGAAAATAAGATCAAGGATATGATAGAGTTTGTTATGGTTCCAATGGTAGAGCAAAGACTTTTTCGGTTCAAAGAAGATATCATCCAGGGTATTGAAAGCATTATCAAGAATCAACATCAGGATCCGGTTATCAATTCGAAAGGGCAGCCATCTACTAGGCCACACTGTGACAACACGGATCAGCCGTGCTACGGTACCGAAAATGTGAGTTCACTAACCAAAAAATAGTATATTTCAAGAACCATTATAAGATGCAACCATTTTCTTTACGAATTATTAACAATGGCGTAGTCGTTATCTGcaattttcatatatttccGGTTACCTATACAAGTATACGTTCCTATGAGTGTTAACCGGATATTCATTACTTGTGTCATTTATGCCCAATTTGAGAGATAATTATTGTGTGACTTGTAGGGTCAAGGAAGAAAGGAGACATTTTCTCAAGATGAAACAACACATTCTGCGGAAGATAATTTGCATGTAAGAATAAAATCTTGATTATGTAACCaattttaaattcatttgtCTTTTTTGTATGACTAACAAATCGTTGCAAGTCATATTGATTAAATTTACTATTACTTTAAAATGTTTGGGTAATAGGAACCCCCAACAAGAGGTCTACCGTCTGATATAACTGGATTAGCTCCCAATCCTGATGCAACATCGGAAGAAAATGAAAGGGATCATCATCCATCATCAGAGCCGGATAAAGTTTCCTCTCCAGTTAATGTTAGTAAACATTACAATTTAGCTATATAAATCTAACTTTGATATTTAACAGAGTAATTTTTTTAGATGGCCCCGAGGGATCAGTTCTCATATATTGAGAATCCATCATTCTCGCTTGGTTTGTCTCAGGAAGAAATACAAGATCATACTGTCAGTAGATCAGTTAAAGAACCCGAAACTCGCAGAGAAGACATTCAGGTTAAGCTGCCACAACGTCGAAAGAGTTTGCGACTAAAAACAACTCTTAATTCATCACCGTTTCCGTCTACTTCAGCAGAGCAGGTAGAAAATGTAAAACCTATAGTATTTTATAGTTTCTTTGATTTTGGTTGAAAGCAATAATAACACTAGGATTTCTCATTTTAGATGTCTGACATGGAATTGTTCCCTGTTTCTGAGATTCCGTCGTTCTCCCTTGGTTTGTCTCAGGATGATAACAATGAGGACCTGGTGAACGGGTCCGCTGCTGAACAAGTCGCagcaaaaaaaagtaataattttgAACTACAAGACTGCAGGAGAGGCAAAAGACAAAAAACCGTTACCCATGGTCTCGTTGACGTTTTTCAGTGTAGTCCAGATATACTAAACAGAGCAAGGGATGCCCAAATGGTTGTTTATGGGAAAGCTGATTCTTGGGAGTATACACAAAAGTATACTAAACTTGCCCAAAAGCTCAAATCCCAGTTGTAAGTTATTCGATGATCTTATTTAAATAGCAGAtatttaattattgattttttatatagtACTATGTAATTTCCATTGTAGTGTTATCAATATCGGAGGGTGTAATgtttcaaccaaagacattgtGGATATTGTCGAAAGGGCCAGGCTGTACTCTGCAAAGGTAAGATTAGCTTCTTCGTTTATCATTGAAGATATTGGTCTACggattaatatataattatctgTAGGTGATGGACATCCTTATGAAGCATCTCAGCTTGTCATATGCTAAACAGTCTCTACCAGTTCAGGGCAAAAGATCGGTATTTTTTAATACAAAGTTCGTTGCCTCATTGTCTACCAGTTACCTGAAATTCTCCAAAGTATCGGATAAGAAAACCCATATGTTTACCAAGAGTCTTGTGGACGTGTTTGGAGAGGTCATGGATCATCTTCCTGATGACTATCGTTTCTACTTCCCTTTTAATCTTGATAAAAAACATTGGGTCGGCTTGTGTGTGGATCCATCTGCTTGGCTGATCACAGTTATGGATTGCAACACCGCGCTCAGGAGTGAAGCTTTGATCAGTTCTGAATTCAAGCCGCTATCGGAGATGTTTCCTTACCTAATGAGACAAGCTGGATTCCGAATTTTGAATTCTCAGCTTAGACCAATGGTTGTTGAACGAGCAAAATCCATTCCGCAGAACATCATCTCAGCCGATTCTTCTCTAACGTCCATTCTACTGATGCAAACACATGCTCTTTCTGGAATTGAAACTTGTCGTTGTATCACTCCACATATTTTAGCTTCTGAGGCGCAAAGGATGGCTGTTCTTCTATATGAGTACCACATGAAACTCTAGTTTGTTATTTATGGATGTAATTGTAGAACGTTTAAAATTTGACTATGTATCCGAATAAAGCATTTAAGGAGATTGATGCGTTTTAGTATTGGCTAATTATTGGTTCATAAAGTACAATTATTAATATTAGTATTTCATCTATGTATGCATTAGTTAGATtatcatgtttatttttaaaaaataattcatgATGCAAATACATATTATAATACTAGCATCATTAGAAGTATAAAATTAGAGATGCAGTAATATAAGCATCTAAACGTGCAAGCTTACGTAAAGAAACATAAGGTTTGTACTATATGTGATTCTAAATGTCCATTAAAGAAGCATCTCTTGTTACCTTGTTTGTTTTCGTTTAGATTAGAGTTTTGTCAATCCATTAATAACGTTTTGTATTATTAAGCTCCGATATTTTGTCATAATGGGTGTTAACCTTTAACAATATATCTAGCCGGTTATTACAAAACGTTTCAGATATACATAACTATTTCCAGTAAATATTCAGAAAAACTGATAATTTAATAGACCATAGATTTAAATCCTTTTGATAAACAGATTAATAGGAAGCACGATAGATTAGTATATAACTATGATATGTATAATGATAAAACACTTTTTAAGaagtttatatgtttatttgcCTATAATAAACATAGATTACTGTTATTGTTTAATGGGAAAAGATGccgtttataatttaaaaaaaaaattcaaatagacTTAAGTTTTCAAATTAACAATTACACAATATTATAGTATTTGTGTTAATGAGATCATCTATTCAGCATAGAAAATCTATAATCATCAGCATATCTAGTTACTATCACGAGCCATGAtcatatagaaataaatattgtattatcatgaatcaaaattattagtaatgtgctatttcatatataaatactaaGACAATAAACTATAACTAATTATGGTAATTCTACCCGCAAATTGCGATGATGAGTTAGAGATGTAGGTGTTTAAGATTGTAGCCTAAATAACGTGAATTGACAATTAATCTACTACGAAACGATTATATTAGATGGAAGGAGATAAGTTTGGGACATACAGACACgacaacattaaaaaaaaaaaacttaacaactGAAACAGAGGATATCTTTAGATAAAGACATCACAGctgtttattatttataatataacaCGGTGCATTAGACTATACGATTTAGCAAACAACTTGGACTGGTGATACTTTTTTTGGCTTCTTCCCACGAACATAGCTTCCGATTGCTTCACTCTCCCGGAACCGACGGGTTTGATCCAGATGCAactaacatataaaaaaataatcataaaccAATAGTCGTTATTATCCggttatataattaatttataactaACCATCTTTGGTTATCTTGGTTGATGACACACTTGACTGAGCAGctctttcttcttgttcttgctTTGCCTTTGTAATTTCAAGATGGGCACGGTAGATTGCAACCATCTCATGCTCGCTGAATAATTCTTCAAGAATTTCCTTGCTTGCAACGAGTTCTTCATCACTATAACctacaaaaacattttttttaatgtacaTAAACAAACTAAGCTATTCTTTACGAAATGTGGATACTAACCATTGAAAACAAAGGTTGCATCGCCGACGGTAAATGTAGTCTTCATGAGAAAATGGAAATTGGCAACatctttatatccagatgaaaTGCAAAGTTTGAGATCTGTGAACCAAGAGCGGAGATGCATCATAGCTTCAACTTCAGAGTTTGAACTCACAGTAAGCAGTGGTCTGCGAGTCCCATCTGGTTCGAGCATCCACTCCGGAGGGTGGTAAGCCATAGCCAGGGAAGTTTCATTCCCTATCTGATAACGAGCTCGGATTATGGTTTGCACATTTTCGAAAGTTTCCGTCGGTTTGATCAACACAGAATAGCCTAGATCACTCGGCTTTCTCTGGAAATTCCAAAAACCATCGTCGTTGCGGTTCCATGCTCCGTGATATAAACTTACACGCAGAGTAGTCCCCATTTAAGAGAAAGAGTTTAGTTGTTGAGGTGTGTGAGGAAATGTTATTGAGATGACCTGATTTTATAGAGAAATCAATACAACACACAAAGAGATAAGATCAAAACTTCCATATCTGCAAATTAAATTTTTAGCCTAGCTGGCTACTCTAATATAGATATAATGATGAGATTCGAATTCTGACACATATGACACAAATATTCCACTGcttgcaaaaaataaaaaagtatatgtTATTAATCATACACGCGGCTGAATTGAAAACAACTCTCTTGAGTAGTCTTGTTATATGATTTCAGTTTTGTCTTATTGTCATATGAGTTAGTAATTCTGAATTAAGGCACATATAATCATGTTTAGTTTCTCATGTATTTCTAATGATTAGTCTTTAGTTGTATGtttgttttcataattttaggAGTTTACAATTAACCTTAACATAattaacatacatatatatacaagaaaatttatattcattGGCTTAGATAGATAACCAGGAACAATATGCAAATGTTGCAATATTAAAAGTATTCagacataaacaaataaaattgaataacGGCAAAGATAAAGTTCTAGTTGGGTTTACATATGAATTCAAATACTCTTCGATTTATGAGGCCCAACAAACGAAATGACCATAAATAACATGTTACCACTTTATCCGGATATGTGTCATTGGGTCGTTGTCTGAATATGCATTGTAAGATTAATTTACAAAGGGATTTCATTACTTTATTTAGCAACCGGTGTTCCATCAAAACTACAGCTCTCACGCCACATTTTAGTTACATATAAGTTATTAAACAGATAGTAGATGCTTGTAGTAACAAACTTGATTCTTCATCCTTCCTCTTTCCGTACATCTCCATCACCGGGAACATCCCTTTTTATAGTAAAACATTTTAACCGATAGGAGTTTTGCAAGTCGCACGATTGTGACCACAACCTTTGCAGCGACTACATACAGTCCGTCTCCTTGGTGTCTTCATCTATAGtacaatacaaaataaataattaatccgttagaaaacatattaaacattatataattagtcattttataaataaaaaagcttaCACGAACTTCACCACGAGATATATATCGTTTTTTTTGCGTGGACGCCCAGGTGGACGTCTGCTAGACGGAGGAAACATATCTAACTCGGACAATTGAGAAGTGAGCTCAATGATATTATCGGTATCAATAACTGGAGCAACACTACCAGCATAAGCAGCAACCATTGCATTCTTAGTGTACTCTTCAGCTACCAATGAATCCACTTTTACCTTCGCTATTATGGCCGCTGCTATTGCATGCTGACAAGGAATTTCGAGAACCTGAAACTCAAAACAACTACAAAAACGTTTGGAAATGTCCACATGGAAAGAACACCCTTCCTTGTTCCGTACTTCATAATCcagcttttttattttcttcacttCAAAACCGGCTGAACTTTCGAAATTCATGGCGAGAATCTCCATTACTTTCGGTGTGAAATTGTCTAACCTTGCCGAGATATCTGAGCTCCTTGAAGAAAACCAAGTCATCAGCTTAGCCCTAATAAATTCAATAAGAGCCAATATAGGATATTCTCTGGCTTCACGAAGAACTGCATTCCACGATTCGGCAATATTACTCGTCATAATATTGTAACGACGTCCGTGAAAATGAGAGCGTGCCCAATGTTCAAAGCCTATTCCTATTAAGTAATCTGCACAAGAGGCATTAACACGTTTGATCTCATTGAAAGCCTTGTAGAAGTCAGCCAATCTGAAAGCCCTTCCAGCCTTTGCAACCAAGAATCCTAGATTTTTGTCTTTGTAATGAGtcttgatatttctttttaaatgtatGATGCATGCACAGTGATTCGCATCTGGATAAACCTGGTATCATTATCCAGATAACAATTAAAAAATCCGGATATCAACGAGAGTATCCGTTAAAAGAATAGATATCCGGATAGCAACAATAAATGAAAGTATATACATACAACAATTATCTTGGCCAAACCGTGGTATATGGATGAATGTCTATCAGATACAAACACAATATCGTTTGTATTTGGAATGAATGCCAGTAACTTTTTGAAGAACCATTCCCACGAGCTATCATTTTCTCCGTCGACAATAGCAATGGCTAGTGGAAAGACTTGGTAATTACCGTCTTGAGCAGAAGCCGTTAAAAGACACCCAGCATATTTTCCTCTCAAATGGGTTCCATCGACAACTACGACTTTTCTCATGTATTCAAATCCCATAATAGAAGCTCCCATAGCTAGAAACATATACTTAAATCTATTTACTATGTTGCTGTTGTACTCAGTTTCAATTTCGGCTAGGGTTCCAGGGTTTGCTTCAACTAACTTACGGAGGTAATCAGGAAGTAAATTGTAAAAGGCTCGGGAGTTTCCTTTCGCATATTCCAAAGCAATTTCTCTTGAGCGCCAAGCCTTCCAGTAGGATATCCGGACATCGTGGTCTCCTTGCATTACTTGCCTTATCTCTCCAGGTTTCGGACCACCGCCACAACCATTGAAACGAGCTTTCCTTATCTCTCCAACAACTTGATGTGTAACTTGAGACTGATAACCGGACCTATCATCCACGGAGAAAGTGTGTATGGAATCGAGTTTCCTTATCTCGTAAACGTCAGAGTCTTTTAGTTTTGTGGCATATACCCTCCACTGACAGCTGGAACTAAAACATCGCAAGACCATCCCATTTGGTGCTGACCTGATGTTACGAAACCGGAATTTTTTACTAATTGCATATAAAGCCATATGCAATTTAAATTCATCCCGGTTTCTAAATACCATTCCAAGATAGAGTTCGT includes:
- the LOC108824894 gene encoding uncharacterized protein LOC108824894 produces the protein MVRVRLVDSPISSESEDIPEMMELPDRMFADGEEPVGVRVLAYHPSSGIRKILRTLSDEEIQFIKASTFGKFIDLADKPAFSGRMLRKKTVVDKDIRIKYALLALVSSVLMPTNLKSKIPKEYVEMIKDLDEFFSFPWGRLAFDMLMTSIKEKDEIALCQNTFALKGFVHAIQLVMVEAVPALTEVVQEAASSSDTDSDREEDDLREKHNKRLTLSPGHARDVDQKCEVPVKCINEDEASSVVEDEEDDYSDEEIVAKVENVLRLYSEKHCFNNSMFKRGLAMADVERMSSKGKSKKRATKATKKAVPKESGSEERFATLLYDKMKPEISKFREMAKNINATVKVAGQEFASMESQVGSIVENKIKDMIEFVMVPMVEQRLFRFKEDIIQGIESIIKNQHQDPVINSKGQPSTRPHCDNTDQPCYGTENGQGRKETFSQDETTHSAEDNLHEPPTRGLPSDITGLAPNPDATSEENERDHHPSSEPDKVSSPVNMAPRDQFSYIENPSFSLGLSQEEIQDHTVSRSVKEPETRREDIQVKLPQRRKSLRLKTTLNSSPFPSTSAEQMSDMELFPVSEIPSFSLGLSQDDNNEDLCSPDILNRARDAQMVVYGKADSWEYTQKYTKLAQKLKSQFVINIGGCNVSTKDIVDIVERARLYSAKVMDILMKHLSLSYAKQSLPVQGKRSVFFNTKFVASLSTSYLKFSKVSDKKTHMFTKSLVDVFGEVMDHLPDDYRFYFPFNLDKKHWVGLCVDPSAWLITVMDCNTALRSEALISSEFKPLSEMFPYLMRQAGFRILNSQLRPMVVERAKSIPQNIISADSSLTSILLMQTHALSGIETCRCITPHILASEAQRMAVLLYEYHMKL
- the LOC130499766 gene encoding uncharacterized protein LOC130499766, with product MGTTLRVSLYHGAWNRNDDGFWNFQRKPSDLGYSVLIKPTETFENVQTIIRARYQIGNETSLAMAYHPPEWMLEPDGTRRPLLTVSSNSEVEAMMHLRSWFTDLKLCISSGYKDVANFHFLMKTTFTVGDATFVFNGYSDEELVASKEILEELFSEHEMVAIYRAHLEITKAKQEQEERAAQSSVSSTKITKDVASGSNPSVPGE
- the LOC108824895 gene encoding uncharacterized protein LOC108824895, with product MVLRCFSSSCQWRVYATKLKDSDVYEIRKLDSIHTFSVDDRSGYQSQVTHQVVGEIRKARFNGCGGGPKPGEIRQVMQGDHDVRISYWKAWRSREIALEYAKGNSRAFYNLLPDYLRKLVEANPGTLAEIETEYNSNIVNRFKYMFLAMGASIMGFEYMRKVVVVDGTHLRGKYAGCLLTASAQDGNYQVFPLAIAIVDGENDSSWEWFFKKLLAFIPNTNDIVFVSDRHSSIYHGLAKIIVVYPDANHCACIIHLKRNIKTHYKDKNLGFLVAKAGRAFRLADFYKAFNEIKRVNASCADYLIGIGFEHWARSHFHGRRYNIMTSNIAESWNAVLREAREYPILALIEFIRAKLMTWFSSRSSDISARLDNFTPKVMEILAMNFESSAGFEVKKIKKLDYEVRNKEGCSFHVDISKRFCSCFEFQVLEIPCQHAIAAAIIAKVKVDSLVAEEYTKNAMVAAYAGSVAPVIDTDNIIELTSQLSELDMFPPSSRRPPGRPRKKNDIYLVVKFV